TTTCATTTTCTTTTCATTATAACCACCTTTTAAAGTATTTCTAGATTTTGAAATTATATAAAATCAACATTATCTTTTTCAGTTGTTCTTCTACCTATTAAACTATTTTTTAATTGAGAATTATTTCTATCAACTATAATTTCTGGATCTGAACCTAAATTATCTTTTGCTAGTTTAAGTAATAGATTAAGATTTGCTTGTCCTGAACCATTTAGTTGGGCGCCATTTTTTGAAGTAATTTTCAATTTTTTGGTTTGATTACCATTAGAAAATTCAATTTTAGCAAATGGAGGTCCAGGCTCTTCATGAGATATTGCATCAAATTGAGCTTCATTTAACTCTTCTACATCAATTTCAAAAACACTACCTGTATTATGTAATTTTAAGTTTTTAATTCTACGCCTACCATTTTCGGTTTTTTGCTCATCAGAGAAAATTAGACCTCTTAGAGATTTTATGGCTGGAACTCTACTAAAATCAAGTCTTGTTGGATAAGAGTTTTGTCCCTCTTTATGGTCAGGATCAAGTCCTGGACCAAAACCACCTTGGAAGATTTTTTCATTATTTCTAGTAAAGTATGCCATTCTTAGACCCAAGTTAATTCTTTTTAAATCTTTATCATAGTCTTTTGCATCAAAGGCTAAAGTGTTAAAGACTATTCTTGAATAAGGAAGATCTCTTCTATTAGCTTCATGAACATAGTTATAATCAATTGTATTTACTCAAGCAACATTTCTAAGAGCATAAGGATTTATTGTTCATTGATCAAAATAAGGTCTGTGTTTGCTTGTAAAAATTCCTAACTCATCAATTTCTTTGTTTTCTAATTCAATTAATGATGAAGTGTTGAAACCTTCAAAAAATAGTTCTAATTGAGCTAGTTTTTTAGGTAAAACTTTTAGTATCTCAGAAAATCTTTGATTGTCATCTTTTAATCCCATGTTCATTATTCTATAAGAAGTTATTGGTTTACCATCTCTTGTTAGATCTTCAATTAATTTTTTAGCTTTTGAATAACCACTTGGATTTGCTGCATCAATTGTAACAACAACTCCTTCGTTTCTATGTTTGTCACTTTTTACATCTCTTGTTAATTTAGAGATATTGATTCCATCTCTTTTTGAAACATTATACTTTTTATATTCAGGGCTAGTGGTAATGTCAGTTTTGGTTCATCCAGGATAGCTTCCTTCACCAATTTGGCCACCAAAACGTCAATTTCAACTTGAATAACCAAAAGCTCTTCTTTCAGTGTTATCTTTTTCATAAAGAATTTTAGTTCCATTAATTAAAGGAGCTTTTGAATATGAATTTATCTCACCTTTTGAGTTTATAAAAACGTTGTCATTTTCTTCATCAATAACATAACCTTTTCTAATATCTTGCTCAGTGTTACTATCTAATTTGGTAAACAAATTAGTGTCAATCACGTTTATTGTTCTAATGTAATACTCTAATACATGACCTTTTTTCTTACCTTCAAAACAATTAGGTCCAAAATAACATTTTATTTTTTTCTTAGGATCTTTTGCATAAGGATCATAGTCATCAACTACTTCCTGAATTCTTTTTTTTCTTATTTCAGCTAATTTTTTAACATCATCAAGGGTATAACCATTTTTTAAGAATTTTTGAAGTTCTGGATTTGGATCGGGAGTATCATCTCCTCTATAATCACGATTATGA
The sequence above is a segment of the Mycoplasmopsis pulmonis genome. Coding sequences within it:
- a CDS encoding putative immunoglobulin-blocking virulence protein; translated protein: MKIFKTGKTRKKLLFILSATLPLSVGSAALIYFSNNKNSNEHNELLRDTDPDQIKLIPKNNLDYRQAAPSNTDFNLPEIQEPLPEPEKPKEEPQPLPEPEPEPKPEPKPEPKPEPKPEPEPEPKPEPKPKPEPKPAPLPKPEIPKPIPKPQPKPLPPQPKVEEPKKTPPIRQSKPSDEAKEGQIVDKIVKFGGVDIKVKVRTPRTRKVSQKDIDDKIANRNPYRNDIADHVISAEVTPEYIEKNRQNGLKGLKQNFLANQNFLPNLLNAKESDVYKIADQLAGNPTEFYTRVIAKFKQLIDDPNWVNPNLHNRDYRGDDTPDPNPELQKFLKNGYTLDDVKKLAEIRKKRIQEVVDDYDPYAKDPKKKIKCYFGPNCFEGKKKGHVLEYYIRTINVIDTNLFTKLDSNTEQDIRKGYVIDEENDNVFINSKGEINSYSKAPLINGTKILYEKDNTERRAFGYSSWNWRFGGQIGEGSYPGWTKTDITTSPEYKKYNVSKRDGINISKLTRDVKSDKHRNEGVVVTIDAANPSGYSKAKKLIEDLTRDGKPITSYRIMNMGLKDDNQRFSEILKVLPKKLAQLELFFEGFNTSSLIELENKEIDELGIFTSKHRPYFDQWTINPYALRNVAWVNTIDYNYVHEANRRDLPYSRIVFNTLAFDAKDYDKDLKRINLGLRMAYFTRNNEKIFQGGFGPGLDPDHKEGQNSYPTRLDFSRVPAIKSLRGLIFSDEQKTENGRRRIKNLKLHNTGSVFEIDVEELNEAQFDAISHEEPGPPFAKIEFSNGNQTKKLKITSKNGAQLNGSGQANLNLLLKLAKDNLGSDPEIIVDRNNSQLKNSLIGRRTTEKDNVDFI